A single region of the Salvia miltiorrhiza cultivar Shanhuang (shh) chromosome 8, IMPLAD_Smil_shh, whole genome shotgun sequence genome encodes:
- the LOC130998777 gene encoding uncharacterized protein LOC130998777, whose amino-acid sequence MQKDIEMFRRLIEIPNKAYELPHKDPCQHCKAIRFANEPPAFCCASGKIKMQLPKMPDELWNLYVNDMTTLGVEFRRRCRTYNNSLAFTSIKMTYDEALAKANKGVYTFKVQGIVRHYIHELTPKDGVPRHLQLYFYGTERELDNRVSQSEGLDRVIVSLLVNILTNNPYHNFFTNLQNKDDLDSYAIVLRANPKLDQRVYNLPVVDHVAAVWNEGVGTSMEQPRDIRVNLRSGGVRYVHYYYGCYDPLQYCLIFPYGEPGWYAGIPKTIDNVDLNLDQTEQNTEDHENNIVDPHRHEEADTLLVAEQNNLLRNFKTPSCVAMREYYCYLFQIRTDDITNILRTGRVIQQFQIDTYVKIETQRLDFFRHNQSKFEMRAESYQGIVESITSNGVISAKSVGKRVLLPKTFTGGPRDLRCRYMNALALVAKFGRPDIFLTMTCNPKWVEIQSELFPVEKSHNRADLYARVFRAKNEELKKEIVKDSLFGVVAAYFYVIEFQKRGLPHVHWLIILQPRYKVTSTEAYDRFVSAEIPDLDLTPHLHSCVINHMMHGPCGELNPKNACMIGEKCKSYYPKEFKLNTEHRLDSYPDYRRRDDGKKVLVRGKWLDNRWVVPYNAYLLAKFDCHINVQVCTDVRSVKYLYKYVCKGNDQIAYNIVDVESTEPIDEISDFQKSRWLCAPEAMWRIYGFDIFDMYPSVLQLHVHLSGYQQVFFAANQSLPKIVDSDRANRTQLTEFFEMNKFVEVAALNLLYREFVEHFVWSLQTRRWTPRSRLGTIGRLVSVNITEVERFYLRLLLNHVRAPTSFEDLKTSNGVLFLSFREAALDRGLLDSDNDVRHAIHEAATYQMPSALRKLFAIILVFNSPSDPKNLWIEFRDALSADIMRDYLLDHVEGYRLSLRSIDSFLQMMGHGIDEYSVVDYIVGLTREEINSREFAAEINMPVAESDLASVGHFNERQRFAYLEIMSSLASPIGSGFFIDGPGGTGKTFLYKAILATVRSTGDIALAVASSGVAASLLPNGRTAHSRFKIPLNLDESMSCSISKNTAPAKLIIAAKLILWDEASMANRKAVEALNLLLQDLMENQLLFGGKTVVLGGDFRQTIPIVRRGSREEIVDACLVFSSIWLLIRKIHLTQNMRAMEDPVFTDLLLRVGEGIEPNVHDDYINLPDDMCLSYHGSDSPLDTLVNEIFPSFDAYSSGSSSLINTAILTPKNECMGEINESLIGKFPGNMVEYVSTDYANDPSQQQYYQDYMNAISVGSLPPHVLKLKVNCPVMLLRNLNPLEGLCNGTRLIVRDLGRHVIGAVIAVGTHSGEYVLIPRIPLELDDTHICPITFKRLQFPLRLCFAISINKSQGQTLDRVGVYLPHPVFSHGQLYVALSRVRTSSSIKFLIRPPVADMDSTCETRNVVYTEILQAAT is encoded by the exons ATGCAAAAAGATATTGAGATGTTCAGAAGATTAATTGAAATACCCAATAAGGCTTATGAACTACCACATAAAGACCCTTGTCAGCATTGTAAAGCTATTCGATTCGCTAATGAACCTCCCGCCTTCTGTTGCGCATCAGGTAAAATAAAGATGCAGTTGCCCAAAATGCCAGATGAGTTATGGAACCTCTATGTAAATGATATGACAACTTTGGGGGTCGAGTTCCGTCGGCGTTGCAGGACATATAATAATTCTTTGGCATTCACATCTATTAAGATGACTTATGATGAAGCTTTGGCTAAAGCTAACAAAGGGGTTTACACCTTCAAAGTGCAGGGTATTGTTCGACATTATATCCATGAACTAACACCCAAGGATGGTGTGCCGAGGCATTTGCAGTTATATTTCTATGGCACTGAGAGAGAGTTGGATAATCGTGTATCTCAATCTGAAGGATTAGACCGTGTTATAGTTTCATTGTTGGTGAACATCTTGACTAATAATCCATACCATAATTTCTTCACCAATTTGCAAAACAAGGATGACCTGGATAGTTATGCTATAGTGTTGCGTGCCAATCCTAAACTTGACCAACGTGTTTATAATCTTCCAGTAGTTGACCATGTTGCTGCAGTTTGGAACGAGGGTGTGGGAACATCTATGGAACAACCTCGTGATATTAGGGTCAACCTAAGATCAGGTGGTGTTCGCTATGTGCACTATTACTATGGATGCTATGATCCTCTCCAGTACTGTCTAATCTTTCCGTATGGCGAGCCAGGTTGGTATGCTGGAATACCCAAAACTATTGACAACGTTGATTTGAATTTGGACCAAACTGAACAAAATACTGAAGATCATGAAAATAATATTGTTGATCCGCATAGGCACGAAGAAGCTGACACCCTACTTGTTGCCGAACAAAATA ATTTGTTGAGGAATTTCAAAACTCCTTCATGTGTTGCTATGAGAGAATATTATTGCTATCTGTTTCAAATACGCACCGACGATATAACAAATATCCTTAGAACTGGTAGAGTAATTCAACAGTTTCAGATTGATACTTATGTTAAGATCGAGACACAAAGACTAGATTTTTTTCGTCATAATCAGTCAAAGTTTGAAATGAGGGCTGAATCGTATCAAGGGATAGTTGAGAGTATAACATCTAATGGTGTTATTAGTGCAAAATCTGTTGGTAAGCGTGTTCTTCTTCCTAAGACCTTTACAGGTGGCCCGCGTGATCTACGTTGTCGTTACATGAATGCGCTGGCACTTGTCGCGAAATTTGGACGCCCAGATATTTTTCTCACAATGACTTGTAATCCAAAGTGGGTGGAAATTCAAAGTGAATTATTTCCTGTTGAGAAGAGTCATAATAGAGCTGATTTGTATGCAAGAGTTTTCAGGGCAAAAAATGAGGAactaaaaaaggaaattgtaAAAGACTCTTTGTTTGGGGTAGTTGCAGCTTATTTTTATGTGATTGAATTTCAGAAAAGAGGCCTTCCACATGTTCATTGGTTGATAATATTACAACCACGATATAAGGTGACTTCAACTGAGGCTTATGATCGATTTGTATCTGCTGAGATTCCAGATCTTGACCTGACTCCACATCTACATTCTTGTGTTATTAATCATATGATGCATGGGCCATGTGGTGAACTCAACCCAAAGAATGCATGCATGATAGGGGAAAAATGCAAAAGTTATTATCCTAAAGAGTTTAAGTTAAACACTGAACATCGGTTGGACTCATACCCTGACTACAGGCGTAGAGATGATGGAAAAAAGGTTTTGGTGCGTGGCAAGTGGTTGGATAACAGATGGGTGGTCCCTTATAATGCTTATTTGTTGGCAAAGTTTGATTGCCATATTAATGTCCAAGTTTGTACGGATGTTAGATCAGTGAAGTATCTTTACAAATATGTTTGTAAGGGTAATGATCAAATAGCATACAATATTGTTGATGTTGAATCTACAGAGCCAATAGATGAGATTTCTGATTTTCAAAAGTCACGGTGGCTTTGTGCTCCGGAAGCTATGTGGCGAATTTATGGATTTGATATTTTTGATATGTATCCATCAGTTTTGCAATTACACGTGCATTTGTCGGGGTATCAACAGGTTTTCTTCGCGGCCAACCAATCTCTTCCGAAAATTGTAGATTCTGATCGTGCTAACAGGACACAACTTACAGAGTTTTTTGAGATGAATAAATTTGTTGAAGTTGCAGCACTAAATTTATTGTATCGGGAATTTGTTGAACATTTTGTATGGAGCTTACAAACTAGGAGGTGGACACCACGCTCTAGGTTAGGAACAATTGGTAGACTTGTCTCTGTCAATATTACAGAAGTGGAGCGTTTTTATCTAAGGCTTTTGCTGAATCATGTTAGGGCTCCAACatcttttgaagatttgaaaaCATCAAATGGAGTATTGTTTTTGTCTTTTCGGGAGGCAGCTCTTGATAGAGGCTTGTTGGATTCTGACAACGATGTTAGGCATGCGATTCACGAAGCTGCAACTTATCAAATGCCGTCTGCTCTGCGAAAATTATTTGCGATTATACTTGTTTTTAATTCCCCTTCTGATCCCAAAAATCTGTGGATTGAATTTAGAGATGCTTTATCTGCTGATATAATGCGGGATTATCTATTAGACCATGTAGAGGGTTATCGGTTATCTCTACGATCCATTGATTCTTTTTTGCAAATGATGGGTCATGGGATCGATGAGTACTCTGTGGTCGATTATATAGTTGGGTTGACTCGTGAAGAGATAAATAGTCGTGAATTTGCAGCTGAAATTAATATGCCAGTTGCAGAATCTGATTTAGCTTCGGTGGGTCATTTTAATGAAAGACAACGCTTTGCTTATCTTGAGATAATGTCCAGTCTTGCTTCACCAATTGGCTCAGGCTTTTTCATTGATGGTCCTGGTGGCACTGGAAAGACATTTTTATATAAGGCAATCTTGGCCACTGTGCGTTCAACCGGTGACATTGCACTTGCAGTTGCTTCATCTGGTGTTGCAGCTTCTTTGTTACCAAATGGTCGAACAGCTCATTCTAGATTTAAAATTCCGTTAAATTTAGATGAATCTATGTCATGCTCGATAAGCAAGAATACTGCGCCTGCAAAGTTAATAATTGCAGCCAAGCTAATATTATGGGATGAGGCATCGATGGCAAATCGAAAGGCAGTTGAAGCTTTAAATTTATTGTTGCAAGATTTGATGGAAAACCAGTTATTGTTTGGTGGGAAAACAGTTGTTCTTGGTGGAGATTTCAGGCAAACTATACCGATTGTTCGAAGGGGTTCTCGTGAAGAGATAGTGGATGCTTGTTTGGTATTTTCATCCATATGGCTTCTTATTCGAAAAATTCATTTGACACAGAATATGCGGGCAATGGAGGATCCTGTTTTTACAGATTTGTTATTGAGGGTTGGTGAAGGCATAGAGCCAAATGTTCATGACGATTATATTAATCTTCCTGATGATATGTGCCTTTCTTACCATGGTTCAGATTCGCCTCTTGACACACTGGTCAATGAAATATTTCCATCATTTGATGCATATTCTAGCGGTTCTTCGAGCCTTATAAATACCGCTATTTTAACTCCTAAAAATGAATGTATGGGGGAAATTAACGAATCATTGATTGGAAAATTCCCAGGCAACATGGTTGAATATGTTAGCACGGATTATGCAAATGATCCAAGTCAGCAACAATACTATCAAGATTATATGAATGCAATTAGTGTTGGTTCATTGCCACCACATGTTCTTAAATTAAAGGTTAATTGTCCTGTTATGTTACTTCGCAACTTAAATCCATTGGAGGGGTTGTGTAATGGAACACGTTTAATTGTGCGTGATCTTGGTAGGCACGTGATTGGAGCAGTCATTGCTGTGGGGACCCATTCTGGTGAATAtgttttaattccaaggattcCATTGGAGTTGGATGATACACACATATGTCCAATTACTTTTAAGAGGCTGCAGTTTCCGCTAAGATTGTGTTTTGCTATCAGCATCAACAAATCTCAAGGCCAAACATTGGATCGTGTTGGTGTTTATTTGCCTCATCCTGTTTTTTCACATGGACAGCTATATGTTGCTTTATCAAGGGTCAGAACatcaagttcaataaaattccTGATTCGACCGCCAGTTGCTGATATGGATTCAACATGTGAAACAAGAAATGTTGTGTACACTGAAATTTTGCAAGCGGCGACATGA
- the LOC130999380 gene encoding replication factor A protein 1-like codes for MNEILPGMKEWKCKVRVIKKLGAKQANNNPNKFQKLILGDGLGHTLDAVIFHDNIDRFKHVLQEGNVYMVKGAYVSDPKQYRNPIVTCNYQWTFRKDTSVKEEPNDSIPAGGLSFRTTPSCEFHKFLSTKTLIS; via the exons ATGAATGAGATTCTCCCAGGAATGAAGGAATGGAAATGCAAGGTGAGAGTGATCAAGAAGTTAGGAGCTAAGCAAGCTAACAATAATCCTAATAAATTTCAGAAACTAATCTTGGGTGATGGCTTG gGCCACACTCTTGATGCTGTGATATTCCATGATAATATAGATAGGTTCAAACATGTGCTTCAAGAGGGTAATGTTTACATGGTGAAAGGAGCTTATGTTTCTGATCCAAAGCAATACAGGAATCCAATTGTGACATGTAATTACCAATGGACGTTCAGAAAAGATACTTCGGTGAAGGAAGAACCAAATGATTCTATACCTGCTGGGGGACTAAGTTTTAGAACAACTCCAAGTTGCGAGTTCCACAAATTCCTCTCAACAAAGACATTGATCAGTTAA
- the LOC130998778 gene encoding uncharacterized protein LOC130998778, giving the protein MNLGLESFVVTFWEDSVSDEIYAKLEPISNRIPLLLLNFSVVPYYGLSLTTNAQSIVLDGFENEMLIELERWKQENEEAINILIQTGGFFEKKVLRSPKQPLQITKVEQMLQNQENTYFNVKVKARLENEYQDYFYIGCPICSTKTVASYGTEFMCYSTPCKNMRIANRSFRFSLMVFDASGQVEVTFLGKEAQKLLGLDPSEFYKKQNQGPITQVDFLRQRLCNIVLLLKLKSRIFKDVCTFTADAIEILQDDGAIPSEKSSIEPEAHLEQGLLKSATRQLVFPESLDNDEDILAKDAAKAKGKGKMSQESHVEYIKGENDYDMLFLLDNNYNFG; this is encoded by the exons ATGAACCTCGG GTTGGAATCGTTTGTGGTGACATTTTGGGAAGATTCTGTATCCGATGAGATCTATGCTAAATTGGAACCTATTTCGAATAGGATACCATTGTTGTTGTTGAATTTTTCAGTCGTGCCATATTACG GATTGAGTCTGACCACCAATGCTCAGTCAATTGTCTTGGATGGCTTTGAGAATGAAATGCTAATTGAACTAGAGAGATG GAAGCAAGAGAATGAAGAGGCCATTAACATCTTAATACAAACTGGTggtttttttgaaaagaaagtgttGCGCTCACCCAAGCAACCTTTGCAGATTACTAAAGTGGAACAAATGTTGCAGAATCAAGAG AATACATATTTTAATGTAAAAGTTAAAGCAAGATTGGAAAATGAATACCAAGACTACTTTTACATTGGTTGTCCAATATGTTCCACAAAGACAGTTGCATCATATGGTACAGAGTTCATGTGTTACTCAACTCCATGCAAGAACATGAGAATAGCAAATCGAAG CTTCAGATTTAGTCTCATGGTCTTTGATGCGTCTGGACAAGTGGAAGTCACTTTTTTGGGGAAAGAAGCTCAAAAACTTCTTGGCCTAGATCCTTCCgagttttataaaaaacaaaatcag GGACCCATAACGCAGGTGGATTTTCTTAGACAACGCCTATGCAATATTGTCTTACTCTTAAAGTTAAAAAGTCGAATATTTAAAGATGTTTGTACTTTCACTGCGGATGCTATTGAGATTTTACAAGATGATGGTGCAATACCATCTGAGAAAAGTAGCATTGAACCTGAAGCTCATCTGGAGCAAg GGCTGCTAAAAAGTGCGACGAGACAATTGGTTTTTCCCGAGTCATTAG ATAATGATGAAGACATTCTAGCAAAGGATGCTGCCAAAGCTAAAGGCAAGGGGAAAATGTCCCAAGAAAGCCATGTTGAATATATCAAAGGTGAAAATGATTATGATATGCTATTCTTGCttgataataattataattttggtTAA
- the LOC130999381 gene encoding uncharacterized protein LOC130999381, which translates to MLEDVDTPENFDDAHLDMPLSDEFVARATDGKIVEDSHMQSCLPLAGTLYQEKQDLVEETSKKTKITQAKDKQVTKAKKAKKMKSNSISDPSHQLTEVVVEHNKGKRVPQTPTLKSRSGRTIRRRILD; encoded by the exons ATGTTAGAGGATGTTGATACACCTGAGAACTTTGATGATGCACATTTGGATATGCCTCTATCAG ATGAATTTGTGGCGAGAGCAACCGATGGAAAAATTGTCGAAGATTCTCATATGCAGTCATGTCTACCTTTGGCAG GCACACTATACCAAGAGAAACAGGACCTTGTGGAAGAAACATCAAAGAAGACTAAAATAACCCAAGCTAAGGACAAACAAGTAACTAAGG CAAAGAAGGCGAAGAAAATGAAGTCTAATAGCATATCTGATCCATCCCACCAACTTACTGAAGTGGTTGTCGAGCATAACAAAG GCAAAAGAGTTCCACAAACACCAACACTCAAGTCAAGGAGTGGCAGAACAATCAGGCGAAGAATATTGGACTAA
- the LOC130999362 gene encoding stearoyl-[acyl-carrier-protein] 9-desaturase, chloroplastic-like — MPPQKMEIFKSIEGWAEDNLLVHLKPVEKCWQPQDFLPDPASDGFHDQVRELRDRAKEIPDDYFVVLVGDMITEEALPTYQTMLNTLDGVRDETGASLTPWAVWTRAWTAEENRHGDLLNKYLYLCGRVDMKQIEKTIQYLIGSGMDPRTENNPYLGFIYTSFQERATFVSHRNTARHAREHGDIKLAQICGTIASDEKRHETAYTKIVEKLFEIDPDGTVLAFADMMKKKISMPAHLMYDGRDDSLFDHFSAVAQRLGVYTARDYADILEHLVARWKVENITGLSADGQKTQEYVCGFPPRIRRLEERAQGRAKQALKIPFSWIYDRELQL; from the exons ATGCCCCCTCAAAAGATGGAGATCTTCAAATCTATAGAAGGCTGGGCCGAGGACAATCTACTGGTTCACCTTAAACCAGTTGAGAAGTGTTGGCAGCCTCAGGATTTCTTGCCAGATCCCGCCTCGGATGGATTCCATGACCAGGTCAGGGAATTGAGAGACAGAGCTAAGGAGATTCCCGACGATTATTTTGTTGTTCTGGTTGGAGATATGATCACCGAGGAAGCCCTCCCGACGTACCAGACAATGCTCAACACCTTGGATGGCGTGAGGGATGAAACGGGGGCGAGCTTAACTCCTTGGGCAGTATGGACGAGGGCGTGGACTGCTGAGGAGAATAGGCACGGAGATCTTCTTAATAAGTATCTTTATCTCTGCGGGAGAGTAGACATGAAGCAAATCGAGAAGACTATCCAATATCTCATCGGGTCGGGAATG GACCCGAGGACAGAAAACAACCCGTACCTCGGATTCATCTACACATCCTTCCAAGAAAGGGCTACGTTCGTGTCCCACAGAAACACAGCCCGACATGCCCGGGAGCATGGGGACATCAAGCTGGCTCAGATATGCGGCACCATCGCCTCGGACGAGAAGCGCCACGAAACTGCGTACACCAAGATAGTGGAGAAGCTGTTCGAGATCGACCCCGATGGGACTGTGCTAGCTTTTGCCGAcatgatgaagaagaaaatctCCATGCCCGCCCACTTGATGTACGACGGCCGTGATGACAGCCTCTTCGACCACTTCTCGGCCGTCGCCCAACGCCTTGGCGTCTACACAGCAAGAGACTACGCCGACATCCTAGAACACTTGGTTGCACGATGGAAAGTTGAAAATATAACGGGGCTATCTGCGGATGGGCAGAAGACTCAAGAATACGTCTGTGGATTTCCTCCGAGAATCAGACGTCTGGAGGAGAGGGCTCAAGGGAGGGCCAAGCAGGCGCTGAAGATCCCGTTCAGCTGGATATACGACAGAGAATTGCAACTCTGA
- the LOC130998779 gene encoding putative pentatricopeptide repeat-containing protein At1g12700, mitochondrial, with amino-acid sequence MIHGLFSERRFSEGWKLFKDMEARRVCPDIYTYSTLLDGLCRNGETDEALSFLHTIEGKGVDLDRVTYGAVINGLCKNGKLDVARDLFNQLPSRGVLPNARMYTMIIDALCHEGSTEEAQCLLTEMQSHGCAPTSVTYNIMTRSFLKKKELSKAIPYLEIF; translated from the exons ATGATACATGGATTGTTTAGTGAACGTAGATTTTCCGAGGGCTGGAAACTTTTCAAGGATATGGAAGCTCGACGAGTATGTCCTGATATATATACTTATAGTACATTGTTGGATGGGCTGTGCAGGAATGGGGAGACTGATGAAGCTCTTTCTTTTCTGCATACGATTGAAGGGAAAGGAGTTGATCTCGATAGAGTTACATATGGGGCTGTCATTAATGGATTATGCAAAAATGGGAAACTTGATGTTGCCAGAGATCTTTTCAACCAACTGCCTTCTAGAGGTGTGCTACCTAATGCTCGAATGTATACAATGATCATTGATGCACTTTGTCATGAAGGTTCTACGGAGGAGGCACAATGTTTGCTTACAGAGATGCAGAGTCATGGTTGTGCACCTACCAGCGTGACATACAACATCATGACGCGAAGTTTCCTAAAGAAGAAAGAGCTTAGCAAGGCAATACCATACTTGGAA ATATTCTAA